The Arachis hypogaea cultivar Tifrunner chromosome 14, arahy.Tifrunner.gnm2.J5K5, whole genome shotgun sequence genome has a segment encoding these proteins:
- the LOC140178574 gene encoding uncharacterized protein yields the protein MAEFLVEVTGSPPKTLSTRWKLHVDGTSNQTFGGAGIILESPTGVVYEQSVKFEFLVSNSQAEYEALLGGLVLAREVGATRVKEYSDSQVVTSQINGTYQARDSLLQKYLERVKKLSEEFDEVTVQHVPRVRNTRADLLSKLASTKPGTDNQSLIQGLVKEPTVTLHITRETDPPSWVDPIIEKR from the coding sequence ATGGCTGAGTTCCTGGTAGAAGTAACGGGAAGCCCTCCCAAGACGCTgagcacacggtggaagctccatgtggacGGAACCTCCAACCAAACATTCGGGGGAGCGGGGATCATCCTGGAAAGTCCAACTGGAGTCGTATATGAGCAATCGGTCAAGTTTGAATTCCTGGTGTCCAACAGTCAAGCGGAATACGAGGCCCTTCTTGGCGGCCTAGTCCTGGCAAGAGAGGTCGGGGCCACCAGAGTAAAAGAGTATAGCGACTCTCAGGTCGTGACTTCACAGATTAATGGAACTTACCAAGCCAGAGATTCACTATTGCAGAAATATTTGGAGAGGGTCAAAAAGTTGAGCGAGGAGTTCGACGAGGTCACGGTGCAGCACGTTCCGAGAGTGAGGAACACCCGGGCAGACCTCCTATCAAAACTGGCGAGTACAAAGCCAGGAACAGATAACCAGTCTCTGATTCAAGGTTTAGTGAAAGAACCAACGGTGACCCTACATATAACACGGGAAACCGACCCTCCCTCCTGGGTGGACCCAATCATTGAGAAGCGGTAA